The following proteins are co-located in the Triticum aestivum cultivar Chinese Spring chromosome 1A, IWGSC CS RefSeq v2.1, whole genome shotgun sequence genome:
- the LOC123055924 gene encoding probably inactive leucine-rich repeat receptor-like protein kinase At5g48380: MANHYAPLRVILLLLLVFPCFASEADIQCLRSVQQSVIDPNGVLKSSWNFDNGTAGFTCRFTGVECWHPDEDRVLSLRLGNLGLQGSFPRGLQNCSSMTGLDLSNNNFSGPIPQDISREIPYLTSLDLSYNGFSGTIPPNISNMTYLNVLNLQHNQFSGEIPPQFSLLTRLTAFNVAENRLSGFIPYSLGKNFTASNFAGNQGLCGAPLDECQASAKSKNNAAIVGAIVGVVVVIIIVAIVVFVCLRKLPAKKAKKDEDENKWAKSIKGTKTIKVSMFENPVSKMKLSDLMKATKQFSKENIIATGRTGTMYRAVLPDGSFLAVKRLQDSQHSESQFTSEMKTLGQVRNRNLVPLLGFCIAKKEKLLVYKHTPKGSLYDQLHEEGKDCKMDWPLRLRIGIGAAKGLAYLHHTCNPRILHRNISSKCILLDDDYEPKISDFGLARLMNPLDTHLSTFVNGEFGDIGYVAPEYGSTLVATPKGDVYSFGVVLLELITGERPTQVSTAPDNFRGNLVEWITYLSNNSILQDSIDKSLIGKDNDSELMQFLKVACSCTVTTAKERPTMFEVYQLLRAIGEKYHFSAGDDMMLPPLSTDGETPDELIVAM, translated from the exons ATGGCAAATCATTATGCTCCTCTCAGGGTTATTCTTCTACTGTTGTTGGTCTTCCCTTGTTTCGCCTCTGAAGCTGATATCCAGTGCTTGAGATCTGTTCAGCAGTCAGTGATTGACCCCAACGGTGTACTCAAGTCCTCATGGAATTTTGACAACGGCACTGCTGGTTTCACATGCCGATTTACCGGCGTGGAATGTTGGCACCCGGATGAGGACCGAGTTCTTTCTTTGCGCCTAGGCAACCTCGGTCTCCAGGGTTCATTTCCTCGCGGTCTTCAGAATTGTAGCAGTATGACTGGGCTGGATCTGTCAAACAACAACTTTTCAGGACCTATCCCTCAAGACATCTCCCGAGAAATACCATACTTAACATCATTGGACCTCTCCTACAATGGTTTTTCTGGCACCATCCCACCAAATATATCAAACATGACTTACCTGAACGTCCTCAATCTCCAACATAACCAGTTTAGTGGCGAAATTCCACCGCAGTTCAGTCTTCTGACTCGGTTAACTGCATTCAATGTCGCAGAGAACCGACTATCAGGGTTTATTCCATATTCATTAGGAAAAAATTTCACGGCATCGAATTTTGCCGGTAATCAAGGGCTATGTGGGGCTCCATTAGATGAATGCCAGGCTTCAGCAAAGAGCAAGAACAATGCGGCAATCGTTGGAGCTATTGTTGGCGTCGTAGTTGTGATCATAATTGTTGCAATAGTTGTGTTCGTTTGTCTGCGGAAATTACCAGCCAAGAAAGCAAAAAAGGATGAGGATGAAAATAAGTGGGCAAAGAGTATCAAAGGAACAAAAACAATCAAG GTGTCTATGTTTGAGAATCCAGTTTCAAAGATGAAACTAAGTGATCTTATGAAGGCCACCAAACAGTTCAGCAAGGAAAACATCATAGCTACTGGAAGGACAGGGACTATGTACAGGGCAGTGCTACCTGATGGTTCTTTTCTTGCTGTCAAAAGGCTACAAGATTCACAACATTCTGAATCACAGTTCACTTCAGAAATGAAGACACTTGGCCAAGTAAGGAATCGCAACTTGGTTCCTCTACTTGGATTTTGCATtgctaagaaggagaagttgttGGTGTACAAGCACACACCCAAAGGATCACTCTATGATCAGTTACATGAAGAGGGGAAAGATTGCAAGATGGATTGGCCTCTGAGGTTAAGAATTGGTATTGGTGCAGCAAAAGGTCTTGCATATCTTCACCACACTTGCAATCCTCGAATCCTTCACCGCAATATAAGCTCCAAATGCATCCTCTTGGATGACGACTATGAACCAAAGATTTCAGATTTTGGGCTTGCTAGGCTTATGAACCCCCTAGACACCCATCTCAGTACCTTTGTCAACGGGGAATTTGGAGATATTGGTTATGTGGCACCAGAGTATGGGAGCACGCTGGTGGCCACACCGAAGGGTGACGTCTACAGCTTCGGAGTGGTTCTCCTCGAGCTTATCACCGGTGAGAGGCCTACTCAGGTTTCCACTGCTCCAGATAACTTCAGGGGGAATCTAGTAGAGTGGATCACCTACCTATCCAACAATTCCATTCTCCAAGACTCAATCGACAAGTCGTTGATAGGGAAGGACAATGACAGTGAGCTGATGCAGTTCCTGAAAGTCGCATGTTCTTGCACAGTCACCACCGCGAAGGAGAGACCCACCATGTTTGAGGTTTATCAGCTGCTTAGAGCCATTGGGGAGAAGTATCATTTCTCGGCCGGGGACGACATGATGCTGCCACCTCTAAGCACAGATGGAGAAACCCCGGACGAGCTCATTGTCGCCATGTAA